The following DNA comes from Poecile atricapillus isolate bPoeAtr1 chromosome 30, bPoeAtr1.hap1, whole genome shotgun sequence.
CCAACCTGtaccccttttattttcaatgtttGTCTACAGCCCTCAAGCTTTTgacctctgaagccctccctcaacctctctgtgtcactgccaagctcccctgctgaaccctacaaacttagttagaaccctacgcttgcaaccggggatgctccttatccataggccccaagagatgtccattagcccggaccaggcaatccacagttgctccctaccctacctaagtttggccctgagacagggcagaggctgacagagccgaactctttgcggaggctaggcacgaagccctgccaaccgccgcctcgaggaggggtgggagcaatccccggctgcggagggaccgagagcccagggtggggcggggcgggaaaccccctgtttccccaaccctacggatcgtccccccactatctcctggctgaccctagcaccaggggtactgtCTGCAGTACcaggggttctggcactctgctgctttagggttcctgcctgcagctgcctcagggaaacgggagcgctgttagggctgctgtttagggtttggggtggggtacatctgaactccaccttacctataccccttcttttcactgtttcctcagcctttttttttttggaattcttgTGACGGAGtgagggcaccggggagggactgccaaggtgaaatcaaaagggaaaaggagaaagatcacccctgcaaatccacactggctcagctgttcaggtgctgcttcctggcaaaaagctttgtccgTCACCACCTCCTTTAAGCGGTGCTCCAggtccaagtgcatccaggtgctcccccagaccctatgagatgctctcaccaTCACTCCATGAGATgtcactgggagcccaccagaaactcctctcctccggcAGATCCCTGCCAACGTTGATTTGCCACTCGTATTTGACCCTGTAATAACGGCAAAATTGTTGCCCTCCGTCAGGTACGTGTTGttagacacaggtttttccacagccatcttttcaagaacggggtgccatccctgcttgattgctaaattatcGGTAAAATCTGGAaaacctaaatgagaaaaagaatctaGAAGACTGATGAGTTAATATGGGAACCTTTACATCATTAAACTAAtaggttttgaaataaagtgaattcttccagtccaactgcaaaaatcccattcctaaaaattaaataaccaaaaaacaaatagcatcaaattcccaccaatatcatcaataaaatcacagaacctccaccagccaagggaaaaaaatcttaacctagaaaaaacccaaaccgcctcaaaaagattcaacactgaaacacaacgcatcctaacacctcaactaccTATTCTGAAGTaaactttcaaaacaaatattccctctaTCCACACCACCAATACCAGATAAAACCAATAAAGTACTCTATCACAGCACCCCCGAATCAAAAAACTAAATTGCcctaaaattttttaatttaatcacaaattaaccccaaaataaaaactttaatctcgctaacaaagaaaaccccaaaacaggtaacacaaacaaaacccacaccgtacaaccaactacCAGCAAAAACGGATACTATGCTCTTTCATTAACAGTTCTTATAACATCAGCAAagttaaacataaataaaaagcaaccctattgaactccacacaacaaatcacaccaactattaaaaaaataatcaaactaACTCACTAAACTCAAGACCATTCAACTAACCCTAAAcattagtaaaaaaaaccccaaagctctacaTTTATAGTAATACATAATTACCAATActctataaaaaaatttaatagctaattaaaaaccttaaaaaaacaatctaaactactaaaaagttaaaaaataccaCCCACAAAAATATACCTATAAAAATccaccatataaatgcctgtgtccccagaaaggaaactaagaaatgccacaacagaaagaaatccaaacttatcatcaacacctaaactaaaaaagacaacattaaataaatagaacatatcTGTTATTACACAgaactacaaacaaaataagaTTAGACCATCaattactaaaaatcaccttaaaaccactcaataaaatactttcaaaaattgaaaactgcatctaacaaaagccacctaattaacacccaaaactccccaaccaaacaaaccctaccCCATCTGAACCCCTACATACAATAGAGAACTAAAATCCCAATAATACCTATCAAAACCTATTTTAATTGATTCTacctaaaatacaaaaaaacccattcataaaatcatctttattcagAAACGAAATTTCACATAGTatacaacataaaaaaataaagcaacacaCTGtgtaccaccaaaaaaaacctaatattgaataaaaaccacatataaatACCTCTGCTTACTAAATATTACAAccactatttatatttacctgtATTTCTATAAAAGtatatctaaaattaaaaagcattaatttaatCATTAAGGCAAAGatatacaataaaaaataaaatgtcctaaaattccattatattatattatatcccCACCATCTGCTTTATGCCCAAACATAAGTTCTGTAACTTCAaaactaagaaagaaaaaaattctttgaacacACAATCTACATACAGTACTAATACAGCCTCACACAAATTCTCTCTCAAATCTATTGTCTAACAAAGGCAACAAGAAAtcaattttttacttttttaaaataacttctcatTGATTAGTGAATACAAAATAATTGCCAAAACTGTAACAACTTCTTCTAAAACTATTCAACTTTACTCCGATCCAAAAACCCAGGCtaccaccaaaacaccccacgGCTCAAAAAGATCCACgccacagcccaactccaaaaacatccaaaccgcacgtgcagaaaaacccttctaaatctcctgctcttttctccacaacaaaacAATTATCATTTcgttattcatccttttttcctcttacctacgccctacttattaaaataaacattttttttcaattttcctcaaaagatatttcctttaaaatcaattaaaaaacagaCTGAAACCTGCCTtctattaagaaacacattcgttttaaaacatttcctcccagTTTGTCTCAAACCTTTCCAAGATTTGGATCCcgttccagtgcaccagaaccaaatcaacctgctctggctctggaaacatcagcgacaccaaacccagagcacgaagcacctcgccgctcctaccccgctgtccctcggccctgctctctcgcgtcctacgctgcagagcgctgggagccaggttcagccccgagaattgtcgcatccatttcctcggacattccagcttccacggggatattgcggggaccccctgcattccattccctagtacagccgcaagacaaagttctcccccagcccgcgtCTCCAGAAAATCGTGTACAAGGGTTAACAAGCTCCGAGGTTTGAGAAATACGGTCTGCCCAACAAGCCCAACTCTGCATCCAGGggaaatgaacatcacaaacagattcatGCACACCAGATGCACGGGACGCTGCCAGCTTGGACCTGCAGTTAACTcggcaatggaaaaacctgagctcgaAGCCCTCACGTGAGGGTGCAAAAGGTATTGAACACAGTTTCTAGAAAGCGTCACATCGTTATTTAAAGGCGCGGCTCGGCTAAAGAGCAATACCGACAAAGCCCACAGACAAAAagcctggggggtctgggctcgatttttttccctcccctcctttcaGCGGCTTTCAcgggagccccggcagcggcggcactcggcacccaggggcggccccgcgctcctGCCCCCGGACGGAGCGCGGCTCCCGGCAGGAAAGCGACtcctccggcgggcgggggcggccccggccccgggacagcccggcccgcccagcggcaccgggaccggcccgaaggggccccggcggtgcccgagccccgcgcccggagcgggcggagcggcgggacggacacagctccgcgccgcggctcccgcctgccggcccggcagagctcACCTCGCCTCCGCACGGCTCTGTCGCCCCCCGGCAAGGTGAAATcgaaaaggaaaaggagaaacgTCCCCCCTGCAAATCCTCACTGGCTTACTTGCTCCGATGCTGCTTCCAGACACAAAGGTTTGTCCCTCGGCACCTCCTTTAAGCAATGCTCCATgtccaagtgcatccagctGTTCTCCCAGACCCTACGAGATGCTCCCGGTATCGTTCCATGAGATACCCCCGGGAAGCCCACCATAAACCCCTCTTCTCCAACTGCTCCGTGCCCAAGtgagggaaaccctccccctaaAACAGCCACAGGCAGGACCCACCCGTTCCTTATCATaactgctcacacctggggctgctctgtcccctcatcaacctcactgctcacacctggggctgctctgagccctcatcatcctcacagttCAGTTTGTGCTGTTGCTACCCCAAGAGCgagggcaggggcagaaggaacTTGTTGCTCATTCCCTGGACAGCTCATTGTCTGCACCTGACACACAGGGGCACCAGGCTTTCCTTGCTATGGATGAGGacacctctcctcctccaggtgcccaAGGCTAAAAATGGAATTCCACCTCCACAATTCCATGTGTTTGAGTTTCATAATTCCCAATGTAATTCCCCATGGATCATAAGCCATCACCTATAATTTTTTACTCTAGAATCATCACTGACTTGCCTTTCTGTGGAAGTGTTTGACACTAAAAACATCCTAAACATTCCCAGAAAAGCACTAAAAacctcccccccccaaaaaaaaaaaaacaaaaaacccccccaaaaaaacccattaaaatatcctttaaaaACCCTGGAGaaaacctaaagaaaaaaaaaaaacagaaaacctgCTCAGCCCCCAACCCCTACCTGTCACTCTCTAGCCCATGGATGCCATCCCTACAATTTTGCAGTGGTTCTTGTCCTACTGGGAGGATTCTGGGATTGTCCTGGTATTAGGGCTGCtgtgtggtgctgctgggagtGGTCTGGGGCTGTCCAGCCTTGGGGtcactgcctgcagctgctgttgggGAAAAATGGTGTTCTTAGGGGTGCTGCTTAGGGTGACCTTAGGGGTCGGGTGAGGGCTGGTGCACCTGTACCCTAACTCTTATTGGTACCCTGTACCCCTAATCTCCACTGTGTGCCCTCCACTATGATAGGGATGGTGTTTAGGGTGAAGTTAGGGGTGGGGTGAGGGTTGCTACACCTGTACCCTAACCCTAATTGGTACCCTGTGTCCTGTGCCTTGGCCCCCTAACCCTCAGTGTGTGCTCTCTGCCTGTCAAGCCCCCCACCTCTTTGCCCCTCAGCCTGCAATGTCTGTGTGTCACCCTCAAGCTCCCCCACATTGTGCCTTGGTCCCTTAACCTCCTCCGTGACCTTTCCACCCAGTTAGGGGTGGTTTCTAGGGTGAGGTTATGGGTGGTGTGAGTTTTAATTCACCTGCCACTCTCAAGCACCCCCCACTTTGCCCCTCAAGCCCCCCCTCTGCCCTTGCCCCTCCAGGCACCCCGTGCTCCTCAGTCTCTTGTCACCCTTAAGCTCCCCCGTTGTAGCCTCTCAGTTTCTATGTGACACCCTGGAGCCCCCACTTTGCTCCTTGAGCTCTCCCTCTGCCTCTTAGCCGCCCCCATTCTCTGTGTCACTCTCCAGCCACCCTCCTGGCCGTTTGCCATCGGAAACAAAACTCAGCCCTCCCGTTTCTTGATGTCAGCTCAGAGGCTGCACCCAGCTGTTCATCTCTCTGCTTCTGCCAAGATATTAGGGTAGAAAGCTTTCCTTCCTGCACAAGAGGGCCATCGTTCACAACCAAATGCCTCTGGCAAAACTGGGTTGGCACTTCAGGCTGAAAATGGGATTCTGCCTCCTAAAATTGCAAATGTTGGAGGATTTCTCCCAGACAAAAGCTGCCAGGAACTAGAGCTCTGGCTGGCCTAGCATAGCCTGATCCAACCTCTAAACTAGTCCCAAGACGCTGAAGTGGAAGGCTCTCCTTCCTGTGGTAAAGAGCCTCTCCTGGTTTCCTCAGACCTCACTACAGAGGCAGAACATGCTCAGCAAGACCTGAAATTCCTAAAAATTTGCCAGGTGTCACCCGTCCGTGAAGGAGCCATACCAGCTCCTCCATCCTGTACCAGGCTCCACTAACCCTGCTCCGACTGCCAGTGTCCCCTTTCCCTGTTAGAAGGGAGCAGATACAGAGGAGACAAACGGAGCTAAAGACAGACCTTTTATTGGAATCGTGCTGGGAGGGCCCAGCAGGCAGAGCCCCCTTGGATGGGGCAGAGGGGTTACAAGGGTCTGGGGGGCCCAGGAAGATGGTCCTGGGGGCTGCCCATAGAGGCGAAGGTGGGGGGAGGTTCAGCTGCGCTCCTCCAAGCTCAAACGGTCAAACAGGTACTCGCTGAGGCCGGCCGAGGCCACTCCAGGCCCAGTGGCCCCACCAGTGAGGCGTCGCAGGTTGGTGGCATGGTCCCCCAGCACCTTGATGGCCTTCACTTGCTCGTCCAGGTAGTGGGACTCCAGGAAGTCACAAAGCTGTGGGAAAAATGGAGATCGGGCAGGAAGAGGGTCTGAGTGGCCCCcgtgggaaaagggaggaattGGGAGCATGCTGGAGAAGTCAGATCCTTgagggggcgggggggaaaGCCAGAGCACCACTCACATGGGGGTCTCCCTTCTCAGCAGCCAGGCCGTGCAGGTCCAGCAGCGCCTGGTTCACCgacttctccagctgcagcgcTGCTTCCACTGCCTCCAGCGCCGACCCCCAGGTGTCCCGCTCCGGTTTCTGCGGGGCACGGACCGTCACCCCGAAGGGCCCAGGCACCCCGAGGCCAACCGCCCTCCAACCACAGCCCCACACCCCCGGGGGAAGAGAagggggagcagcagccccagatACCCGGAGACCCCCCCCCACCTTGATGTCCTGCAGGAGAACACGGCCCCCGCGGCGCGTCTGGAAGCGCAGGAGCCCCTCAGCATGTTCCCGCTCCTCCCGCGACTGCTCCAGGAAAAACCGGGCCAGCCGCGACAGGGCCACGTCGTCCCTCTCGAAGTAAAACCCCTACGGGATagaggggagggagaaaaagtCAGGGGGAATCCCCCAGGGCCCCCTCCACCCCCCCGATTCTTCGGATTTCGTCCTCCGGAGCGTCGCCGCCCACACCAGCACCGGGTCGGGACGAAAGTGGGTATTGGGATGCAGGAAGGGGGATCCCCCAACCCGGGGGGCGGGGGTCCCGAGCCCCCTACCATAGAGAGGTAGACGTAGGAGGCGTGGAGCTCCATGTTGGCCATGCGGTTGACGGCGGCTTCGCAGTCGCGGTGGTAATTCTGGCGGATCTGGGAGTCCATGGCGGGACGGGTGGACGGACGGATTTGGGAGCGGCGGGATGGACGGATGGACGGCCGGGGTGGACGAAGAGCCGGGAGCAGCCGGTTCCGTTCAAGCACTGTTGAAGCGAGAACGCGGCTGTGGCTGCTCAAAGCCCGGCGGGGACTTTTAAAGCGCTTCCCGGCTGGGCGGGGAAAAGGGGGCATTCccctcctctgtcccctccGGCAGGGTGCGGTGGCCTTGGCCCTTGTCCGTGTTTGTCACACGGTCCCACAGTCAGCATGACTGGGCAGGATCGCGGAGGAGTCCGAGCCCACGTGTGTGCCCCCCCAGGAGTGGTCCCCCGGGGCGCGGAGGGGGCGGCTGGGGGAAAGCCCCGGTTCCCTGCTGGCttggggggcacagggagccTGGCGGAGGttggggaggagctggggggtGTTCCTTGGGTGTCCTGCCAGGTCCTGAGGTGCCGATGCCCGTTAATCGGACTTCAATAGGTTATAGGGTGCGGAAGGAGGTGACTCAGCGCCAGGAGCATAAAAGAGGAACTTGGCCTCGGGGAAACGCTGACTCCGCTTTTCCACCGCTCCAGGACTGGGGCGAACTCGGGGAAACTGGTTGGAACTGGGAGCCCCACAGCGCTTCCCTTCTCATCCCTCATCCCTTGGGGTGCCCGCAGCTCCCGAGGGGGGCCGGCTCGGCTGGAGCTGAGAAGAGAGTCCGGGGAGAagggggagcagcagccccagatACCCGGAGaccaccccccaccccaccGAAGCTATCCCACAGTCCCTTTGGCGCTGGATCCAGAGGCTGCGCTGCAGGAAGGACACGGCCCCGTGGAGGACGGTCCAGATGTGGGACCCCCACCCTAACACCCCTCCGCGGCTGTTCAGTGAACCCCGGGATCGGGAACCCCCACACACGTTTTCAAGTCCCActgaccccaaacacccccctGGCCCTGCGGGAGGGAAGGCCCCTCTCCGGCAGGCACCCCTCCCCACTTCTGCTCCCTCAACCAGGACCCCCAGTCCCGGAGATGTTGCTGAACaaaagagaaggggaagggacCCCGATTCCCCTCAAAAGGGCCCAGGGCAGCCGCCCCCCCACCAGCCACGTGGCAAAAGAGAAAGTGAAAGAGGCCCGGCTCCGCCCCCCCCAATTCCTGTCCCCGCCCCTCTCCATCCGCACCCCGAGATCCTCGAGGGCTCCCCGAGGTTTCTgggggcaggacagggacacggcGGAGGGGAGGAGACACACGCCCAAGAAGCATCGCatttgccttttatttccatCGAAATTCCCGAGATACAAAAACCAAGgtacaaaaaaagagaagaaaaaaacactaCGGAGAAAAGCAATggggggaaggcagagcccaCCCATTTTTTGGGAGTGGGGGTTCCCCGTGACGTCATCCCCGAGAGCACCATGGGGGTTAGGGGAAGGGGTCACTTTGACCCCCCCGCCTCGGGGACACGGGACCTCCAAAAACGGGGGGTTGAGGGGGTGTAAACGGGGGGGGTGTGGCCCCCCCACCCTGAGAGCCTCCGCCCCGGGAGGGGGGTATTGCACCTGGGGGGGccctttttggggggtggggacCCCCAATAAATACTCACCCTACAGCCATGGCTGTAACCCTACCCCCCAACCCCCCACCtcatttggggggggggggca
Coding sequences within:
- the LOC131589854 gene encoding ferritin heavy chain A-like: MDSQIRQNYHRDCEAAVNRMANMELHASYVYLSMGFYFERDDVALSRLARFFLEQSREEREHAEGLLRFQTRRGGRVLLQDIKKPERDTWGSALEAVEAALQLEKSVNQALLDLHGLAAEKGDPHLCDFLESHYLDEQVKAIKVLGDHATNLRRLTGGATGPGVASAGLSEYLFDRLSLEERS